The Corylus avellana chromosome ca11, CavTom2PMs-1.0 genome contains the following window.
ATACTGTCTAGCAATTTATTGATTATGCATGATATGTACAAGCTGCTTTGTCTCAAGGAAGCAATCATACTTCCAGTCAGTCATTACCACAATGGCAAAATGCTAGCCAAGATCAAAGCAGTGAATCTCAAATTGAACAAGACCAAAGAAGTGCACAGCAGCAAGAACAAACTTTATCTGGAATGGAGCTAAAGCAACATGGATCTGTTATTGAAAGTCAGCAACAGAATACTGTCCCGGAGGAACTCAAGCACCTTCAAATGCCACAGAAAAAATCCCAAGATGATTGTCAACAGGGGAAGGGGCATCCAACTTCCCTCCAGAATCCTCAGACAACTGAAATGCAGATTTCTGAAAAAATTCGTACACCAATAGATGAGCCAGATAGGAGACCTAGTCTGGAAGGTGAATCTCAATATGCGAAATTACAGAAGATGAGTAATCAACAGGCAACAATCACAGAGCAAGCAAGCAACCCAATAAATCGTACTAAACCAGGGCAAGTACCATTTGGCGTATTACTGCCCGTTCTACAAGCCCAACTTGATAAAGATAGAGCCATGCAACTCCAAACAATATTTGCAAAACTCAAGGTGGGCCCCTAATACCAATTTCTTAACTAATATGGCTTTGTACATCTCTCTTTGTGTGAATGAACTGGGTGTATCCTTAGTTTTCCTgatgaaactaatttctcaactaTCATTGCTTTCCCAGAAAAATGAGATCCCAAAAGAAGGGTTTGTCCGGCTCATGAGAGGTATTGTGGGAGATCATATGCTCAAATTGGCAGTAATGAAAATACAATCACAGGTAACTACGAAATACTTTTAGTCAATTACACCATGAATGCTTTTGTTCAGTTAAGCAGTGGTGTGCTAAAACCAGCCTGTTATATACTTGCAGCCAAGTTCCAATCAATTCCAGTTGCAATCTCAAGCTTCAGCACGGCAAAACCCTCAGCGGATGCCATCTGTTAGTGCCAGTTCCACACAATTCAGTGATCCCCACTCATTTGCACAACTTCATCAGAAGGGCACCGACTCTTCTGCAGACCCTTCTCATACTGCTGTTGTCCAAATGCCAGCTGATTCAAGCTATCCAACCATAGAAAATGATGCTCAGAAAACTCGAGAGGTGAATCGCCAGTCAGATTCTCATGGAATTCAAGTAAGCCAAGTATCTTCTTCCAGTGAGAGCACTGTCAATCAAGAAAGGGAGCAATCCTCAGTTACCATACAAGGTCTTAACAAGCAGCAGCAACAGCATTTGCACTTTCCACCCATTTATGGAAGTACTGGTGGTAATTATCATCCATATTCTGGGACAAATGTCAATACTTCAACATCATCTGTCAAACCACAACCTCATGATACACAATTGAGGCAAATTTCACAACATCAGAACTTGAGTTCCACTCAGTTAGGTGGAACAACACAGGGCATGAACATGATGAGCTTGCCTAAGTTTGAGAGGCACAATTCTATCAATGATCCAAAGCGAGTTCAGGCTGGATCTGTCTCTCACTTGGCAAACAATTCAACCCCACAACAGAATTCAGTTCCTTGGCAATCGTCATCAAATAAAGAACAATATTCTGCCCCTTCATCATCAATGGCTGGTGTAAAACAGGAAGCAATTGATCAGGCTACTGAGCAGCAGCACAAACCCCATTTTTCTCATCCACAAGGATTGTCTTGTTTTTCTTCTGCACAGCTTGTACAGGGAAATGCAACCCCTGGAATTGTAAAGGATGAAACTTTAGAGAAGCAGTCTTCGAGGATGGGTCTTTCGACATCCACAAGCATGATCCCTTCGAATTTAGTTTCTCCTTCTATGACAACACAATTGGATCCTAATGTCCCAGTAATCTCCAGATTTTTGTTGTGGCGCttttaattaatgatataaaGCAATTTGATGATTATTTGCCattttcaatgatattaaaaatGGGTTTACTGGCTATTAGAAGGTATTCTCCCTCTAATATGTTTCCCTAACACCCTACGCCATTAGGGACTGCATGTGATATGATATGTTTGGAACTCTGAGTGTGTCAGATTATTTTGCTAAGAAATTGCCACTAGGCTGGACTCAAGACTGATGAAGACTAAAGAATATTCTAATTTACTATATGTTGTCACTTTTATATCATGTGCTCCTTCATAATTTTAGTGTCAAGACAGGAGGTATATTATTTTGTCTCTTTCCTATCCTCCATATTAATGCATGCATTTATTCATGGGACTGTTTGACATTTTATAGGTATGCAATATTTCGATAACGTACATACATTGTATAACTCTTATTGCTTCATTTTCCCCTTATTTTCTGCCCGGCCTCTATTGAAAAAAACCTTGtgtggataaatttttttaattaatggatATACTTTCTCTCTTGTTTACTTTGCGCTGCAAAATATTTCTATTGCAAGGTTCATGCTTGTGTCTGGTAATTATTCTCTTAATATTCAGTGATGGCTGGTTTACTTTGTGCTGATTTCCGTATTGCTTCTACATGTTAACAGTTAGGTTCTCGGATCCCATCTACCGCCTCTCCTTCTGTGACTAATGCAAGGACAACTTCCAAAAAGCCTTCTATTGGCCAGAAGAAACCACTTGAGGCACTTGGTTCATCACCAACTCTGCCAAGGTGATAAAATTCTTCTGTTGTATTATAGCCAGAGGATGATGATGAATGGTTTCAAAATGATTTAGTTCATACTCCATTTCTATCCTTTTGTTCTTTGTCCATGCATAATTTATCTGATATCCTGCagtaaaaagcaaaaagtatcTGGGGCCTTTTCAGATCAAAGCATTGAACAACTCAATGATGTCACTGCAGTCAGTGGAGTTAATCTTAGGGTAtgctatttttctattttgaagTCGGCCTATTTTAAAGTATAAGATAATTAAGTAAATGATTCACTCTTAAAGTTTACAAGCTCAAAACTGATATTCTGTTCTGAATAGGAAGAGGAGGAACAACTATTTTCTGGACCCAAGGAGGACAGTCGAGTTTCAGAAGCATCTCGAAGAGTTgtgcaagaagaagaagagagactGATTTTGCAGAAAACTCCCCTCCAGAAAAAACTGGCAGAGATCAGTTAATACTCTAGTTAACTCCTCTTCTTTAGAGAAGTGCTAAGTCTGTACATGCATCCATTGTGTGCGTTATCAACAAATTTAAGGGGGCTTAATATCTGGTCTGTGTTTGTTATCTGTATGGCAGTGACCAAATGTGGTTTGAAGAGTATAAGCAATGATGTGGAGCGATGCTTGTCATTGGTAAGATGCTACGTACTTggctcattttctttattaatgcTTACATGTTTTCTTATGCACAACTAAATCTTCAGTGTGTGGAGGAAAGAATGCGCGGATTAATAAGTAACCTAATCAGACTGTCAAGACAGGTCAGCgtttttcttttacttcttcTCACTTGAATTATCTGTAATTGAATACTTCTGAAATATAGCGTGTCTCTGTAGCGGGTTGATATTGAGAAACCAAGACACCGTACTCTTATCACCTTGGATGTTCGACAACAAATCATGACAATGAACAGGAAAGCTAGGGAGGAATGGGAGAAAAAACAGGCTGAAGCAGAGAGGCTCCGGAGACTTAATGAAGTAAGTGCCTCTGCATTTTATGAGATGATTAGCTGAGTTCTTAGGGTATTACTTGTATAAAACACATCTAGAATACACAGTATATTTACTTTATGTCTATTGGAAGTTTTATGTATttgttaataaattatatatctCCCAATGCAGCCCGAGGGTAATAATGGAGTTGAGggagaaaaggagaaagatgAAGGTCGTGCTAAATCACTTAAGGTATCCAGGATATTTTATAATGCTAAGCATTATAAATTTACCAATCAACAAATATCAAAATTCTCGATTTTGCTATCTGCTTTGTTGCAGGCAAACAAAGAGGAGGATGACAAAATGAGGACAACAGCTGCAAATGTTGCTGCCCGTGCTGCTGTTGGAGGAGATGACATGTTGTCAAAATGGCAACTTATGGCTGAGCAAGCCCGGCAGAAACGTGAAGGAGGGGTGGATGCATCTGGTTCTCAGCCAGGTAAAGATGTGAGTCGCAGGCTGACATCTGGAAGAAAGGACAACCAAGACGTAGAGAAAAAGGGCAATGCAGCTTCTGGTAAGAGTGCTTTAAATTGATTTTAGTTTCTCTAGTTAATAGTATATATCTTTTCCCCTAGTCCACTGCACCTAACACCACCCAATCATTGATGTGCAACTTCAGACATACTCCCTGCCTCATCCAACAACATTGATGAGCAACTTTTACTTATTTCTGTCTTATTAGTTTGGCGGAGTATTTGCTGAAGAAATGTCGTATGTACATTCTACCCATGTAATGTGTgtatccccctccccctcctttTAGCAGGGGCTGTTAGAAAAGTTGGGAGGAACCAAGTTATTGTGCCTCAAACAAAGGTTGCGCGTAAGATCTCCATTAAGGATGTGATTGCTGTCCTGGAAAGGGAACCCCAGATGTCTAGGTCTACACTGATATATCGCTTGTATGAGAGAATTCACTCAGATGCCACCGTTGAATAGGTGTAACACGGTGCAACTGGCGTCTTAGCTTCTGAGTGCATCACTGGGCCTTGAACCATCTTTTGCAAACGTAGCCGAGCCTGAAGGGGTAGTTTGTTCAATTATTCTCGCATGTTTGTTTgaactttaaaaaaacaaaggttgaATTATTCTTTCCTTGTTCATTCTTTGTAATTAAGTTTAGTTAAGAAGTTTGGTTGGGCGGCCACTAGTTTTTTCAGCTTTACtgttagtaacttagtataATGTGTTACTCTTTTAAATACAAACTCTGCTCGTCTGTCTTTTTATAATACAGCAGATAGTATAATCCATCATATTTATCTTGTAGTAAGCTAAATGGCTAAGCCTACAAGCCGCATTCAATTAATTCAAACCATTCTTACAGGGTGATTTAGGAGTAGCTCTACCGGGCCAAAGGCGATGGTTTGGCCAACCCAACAAGTACccatgcccttttttttttcttttttttttttttttttaaaaaaaaaaaggaaaaaaaaaattattgtcatgATCTAgatcatttatttaaaatagattGACATTGTTTTCAATGGGTAATTCAATCGGATGTAGATCATGCCTCAttaagcggaggtcattagttcgaatcttcccTCCTCCTTCCCTTGCGTGTACCATGACTTGAAAGAGAATATGACCATCAATCAAGAAAAAGATTGATTGTGACCAACTCAAGTTTAAGTTGATTAGCCCTTCATTCTACCCAGGTGCCAAAATGTTGAcggaggagttcaaattgactgaaattgaaagttcagaggttcaaattgagaggttttgaagtttagagAACTTGTTAAATCGCAtggtaattcaggggtttaaagtgaagttacccttaTAATCAATGCTTgcttaggaagaaaaaaatggatagACTCAATATGACAATGTGCTAATCCATTCTTTGTTGTTATCTTAAGAagacaaaaaatggaaaattaccTAAGAGTAGATGTTTTAAAAATGATCAGTTCTTTTGTATTGCTACTAAGAAGGAAACAATTATTCTTGACTAAACTACTAAGAgactgtttgagattgcatttgacaaatagagcttttaaatcaaaaagcctttttttgccaaaagcttcatttttaagtttttgccaaaagtgtattttggtcatttttaggttttttggaccattaaatgcgcttttaattttttttaccaaattagtacttttttcttcaatagactttttaagtgttaaacgcatttttaggcccctcaaacgcagtTCCAAACATGCCCTAAGTCTAATCTCTTATGATGCAGTTATGAGACAATCTACCCGCCTTTACACATACGAGGAATCACTCATGGAAATCAAGCAAAACCAAGTCCCAGCAAACCATAACTAGCTTTTTAAAGACTCATAATTAAGTACTCTTCACattatttttccctaaaaaagtATTCCGCATCATTTCACTTTTCAACTCATTGAAGTTAAGTGAAACTCAATAGAAGAACATTAGGAATAACTTCAATCAAGCCGTGGTGTAAATTGGGTGTTTTGAACACTCTAATAGGAAACAGACACATCagttaaaaatatcaaaaaaataatataatcttcacaccaaataattttatttctcttgacaaaatacttTGTAGACAAAATACTCATTGACAAAACCACTAACAAAACCACCGAAGCCACCATCTTGATTGGTTTTAGAGACTTCGATGTCGAGGGCTCGGAGATGGGTGGTGGACGTTGAGTcaaaatgaatagaaaagtcCATgtgatttatttgaattaaagataagCTGTGCAACCTATAATGAGAGCCTAAGATCACATGTAGAAAAGATTGAAGGATCCTCTTTAGTTCTTTTGAACCGGAGAGGAGCCAGTTGATATAAACTTAAGAGtataattatctaaaaaaatgtGAATTGGCAATTTTGTCCTTATGTTTATGCCAACCTACTTTTCTCCCGTTCTTTTGAACTAGAGAAGATCCTCGTTAGAAAAGAGACTGAACGGTTCTATATCATTACCATAGGAGGGCTATCAATAAAATATGAGATATTAAGCCCGCTCATCAAATCAAGTCTTCATGGACCATCCGAGCCCAAAACATCCCAACCCACATCTGAATCAGTACATCAACAACACTTAAGGAGACGGGCCTATCTATTTGGAATAGGATATTTAGATGCCCAGTACTTCGAAAGATCAAGCTTTTATAATTTGTAGTGCCGAAAATGGAATTGAGAAGAAGAAGTTTCTTGGATGGATTAGACACGGGCTGCTGTTTTGTAACGAAATCTGAACTTGGGCTTCTTTTTTAACTGTAGATGGCGGATCGGGCTGAGGCAGAGGCTCAACTTAGGACTTCGGGTTACGGAAAGCGAACCTGAAATGAACTCTCGCAAGAGTGATCGAGTGAGGAAGAGCACCAGATAgcaagaaataaatttaaacagaagaaaaaaagaaaagaaatggcgGGGGTGTTAGTGGGGGTTTCCCAGTACTCTCTACTTGCGGTGAGGCGCAGTGTTGGCTTTGGATTACATAGAAACCGTAACAATAGCACTAGTATTATTTGTTGTTTAACCCGAAGGCTGCCGAAATTGCGGTCATCTAGGGGATTTGGTGACAGATCGGACCAACGGCAGTGCCTTTTGGCTGCTGCTGCTTCGGGGGCTATCTCTTCTGACCCCCTTAAAGCGTCTACAACCGTTACCGTCAACTCCATCCAACCGGATACCGTTAATGGCGGTGGTGACGGAGACGGATTTGGTAACAGAGGCGAAGGCGGAGGTGGCGGCGGCGGGGACAACGACAAGGGCGAGGGCGGCTCTGACGAGAACAACAGGAAGATGTCGGGCCTGTCCATGTCTCAGAAATTAACTCTAGCTTATGCTGCTCTTGTTGGAGGTAAAGGACCAAACACACTAAACTTCACTTTTACAATATgatctagtatatatatattggggaTTTTAGCCTCAAATCAAAATAGACTCAGAGGAAAATTGACGAAAGGGCATCTACGATAAATGAAGACTTGGAAAATAGATATTTCTCACAACACTTCTATCAGTTCTGTGGAAAAACTTGGAAAGCATTTCGCACGAATTCGGGCGTGAAATATAGTGAGAAGGCGCAACAAGTGAAAGTTTGTAATTTCACCTTCTGTAGTGACCCCAAAGCTGACTTGGGATTGGCTTCCTTAAGTTGGCACTGTTGGCAGGCCACTAAATTGCATAAAAAACCACTCCTTTGTAACATTACGGACTGCCGAGATAGGTCTTGGATAACGTCACACTGATCTTGAACATCTTGCTCTGTTTAGTTTCCTTTGTAGGCAATTAGCCAGTTCTATAAAAGAGCCATATCTCTTTCCTCGACGTCTGTAAGCCTTGATAGTATGTACAGCAATcgaaaaaaatattagaaatcCATCAGAAAATATGTACACCATCATTTCTTCAGTTGCTTTGGACTTTCCTGGGTTATGCCTAATAGTGTGGCAGATTTGTTTGCCTCTTGGTGGTCAGGGTAACTCTCGGAGTGCAGccgtttggaagatggtgcctctTTGCCTTATGTAGATTCTATGGCGGAAAAGAAATGATAGGAACTTCAATAACCTAGAGAGAACTTTAGAGGAGTTCAagttctgtttcttttttttccctctttacTTGGACATCTGCTTAATTAGCTCTCTTAGTAAtaagtttttctgattttcttgttctcttttctttttcatcttatGCATTCTCTGGTATACTCCTTGCGTACTAGGGTTGTGTCCCTCTgctttttttgatatttatatatataaaacgtaacgttacttaaaaaaaaaaaaaaaaaattagaaatccaAAAAGTAACGAGTACATACATGTGCACCTTTTTTGCTCCTTTCCTGTCTTTACATGTAATTGAGTCatggttgattttttgataGCGGGCGGTGTTATGGGCTATTTGAAGAGTGGCAGCCAGAAGTCACTGTTGGCAGGGGGACTATCAACCTCATTATTGTATTATGTTTACACAGAGCTTCCCACCAGACCCATTATTGCATCATCCATAGGGCTTGGTAAGACAATAATACTCTTCTTAATTACCTTACATTTTCTATATTTACGTTGCAATGGCCTTAGTTCGACAGATAATGTTATGCATAAATGGATAAGACTGCTTGCAGTGTTTGTTCACCGGCATTGTCCCTGTTAAAAAGTTTCCTATTAAACTATCCATGCTCAGGGGACTTTAATTTGATTAGCATTTTTGGTGCAAGATTTACTGAAAGCAAAgatcaaatttttttcactttcaaGAAAATAAGAGGTATAATAGCCCTTACCGTACCAATTATTGGTTCTGCGAGTCCTTCTGCATATTTATTACAGTCTTTTTTGAAATATAActaatgcttttgttttgcttAGAAGtatcattacttttttttttgagagaagtATCATTACTTGTTGCTATGTACacgtacaaattttttttatagaaatattCTATTTTGTTGAGATCTGAAGGACCCGCATCCTTAATAACATATCACgtgaaaatatgaattaaagaATATTACCCTAAAATTTGAATATAATGAACCATTGGCACATTCTGAATCGGCATATTCAACATGTCAAGAGGAACATGACACTTCGAACCAAACTTAGTTACAAATTTCTAAAGGCTCGCATCTTGTAACatagaaacaaattaaaataagtatGTTAAACTCATTCCGCAATGATCCTACTGGTGTATCAAAAAAAGCCAAAAGGTCATCCATGTAAGTGATGATTGAAGCCTGAGCATGTAGAATTGGTAATTTTACTGTAGAAGTCGTATTTAAAATCTAGGAAACTAATGAAATGGGGGTAAAACTCAAAAGTAAGCATACACACTGACATACATTCTTATGAGTTGATTTTT
Protein-coding sequences here:
- the LOC132165664 gene encoding protein FATTY ACID EXPORT 2, chloroplastic-like; protein product: MAGVLVGVSQYSLLAVRRSVGFGLHRNRNNSTSIICCLTRRLPKLRSSRGFGDRSDQRQCLLAAAASGAISSDPLKASTTVTVNSIQPDTVNGGGDGDGFGNRGEGGGGGGGDNDKGEGGSDENNRKMSGLSMSQKLTLAYAALVGAGGVMGYLKSGSQKSLLAGGLSTSLLYYVYTELPTRPIIASSIGLGLSAALLGVMGSRFKKSGKIFPAGVVSLVSLIMTGGYLHGILRSLH